ATCCTGGCCAGGCTCGTCTCCGTCATCCGCGGGCCGAACCAGCCGGCCTCGACGGCCTCCTCACGGCGCAGCACGAGCGCCCGGTCCCCGAGCTCGCGGCGCCAGGAGGCGGCCAGACGGGCGGGGTCGGTCGTGTAGATGTGGCGGAACCGGGGTTCGCCGCCGAGAACGTCGTAGCCGCCCAGGGCCGGCGTCTCCTCGGCCACGATCCGGGATTCGAGGGGGATGTTGACCATGCCGTGATCGCCGGTCACGAGGAGGCAGGTGTCCGCCGGCAGCGTCTCTGCAAGGGTCGCGACGAGATCATCGACCGAGGCCAGCCGTTCCAGCCACTGCCACGAGCCGACGCCGAAGCCGTGCCCGTCGTGATCGAGCATCCTCTCGTACGCGTACACCAGCCGCTCGGTGGTCAGCGCCTCGTTGATGAGCTCCGCGACGTGGTGCTGGTCGGACTCGAGCTCGATCGGACGGTGCTGCGCGCCGCCGAAGGCCAGCCGGGTCAGCGCGGACGCGCCGAACCGCTTGAGCATGACGGCGCTCGTCGCCTCACCTCGCCGCGCGAGAAGCTCGAACTGCGTCGGCGTCTGCGCGAAGGCTGCGATGTCCTCGGGGCCGCCGTCCCAGCTGAGAGCGTTGACCACGCGGTCGACCGTCGGCTCGCGGAACGTGTAACCGACGACCCCGTGTTCGCCCGGGCCGCAGCCGCAGCCGAGCGAGGTGAGCGACGTCGCCGTCGTGGAGGGTACCGAGCACGTCAGCCGCAGCGCGCCCGGCAGCGCGTGCGACATAACCTCGGCGTGGTCGGAGTAGCCGTCGAGCTGGTGCCAGCCGAGCCCGTCCACCAGGAGGACGACGTAGCGGCGGGCGACGGGGATGTCGATGATCGGCGCGTTCCCCTCGAGGCGCGCGACGACGCTCGGCAGGAGGTTGGCCAGTGCCAGGTCCGCGTACCGGGGGGCGATGAAGTCGGCTGACATCAGCCGACAGCCGCCTGCAGGCGGGTGCCGAAGGCGATGAGGCGGCGCGCGTTGTCGCCGTCGGCCTGTGGGCTCATGCGCACCGTGATGTCGTCGGGCTGGATCACGCCCGTGTAGCCGTGGTCGGCCTCGCAGGTGGGATCCTCGCAGCCGGCGGGGCCCAGATCGACGCGGCGCGCGGCGCCCCAGACGACGCTGAGCCAGGCCTCGTGCAGCCCGCCGCGTTCGGCCGGATCCTGCAGCGCCCGGGTGAGGACCACGGAGTCGATGGCCCGCAGCGCGACGATCTCGGTGGTGGCCAGCGCCTCGGTCCGGCCGCCCTCGCCCTCGTCGATGTGGCAGATCAGCAGCTGCTTCTCGGTCCGGACCAGGACGGTCAGGTGCCGGTGGAGCTCGTGCCCGGCGAACGTGGCCTCATGCTGGACGAGGTGGTCGAGCACCGGTCGTCCGCCGAGGCCCAGCGCGACCGTCTCGGCGACCAGCCGCGGGTAGAAGCCGCATTCGGCGATCTCCGCCATGAGGTCGGACGGCAGAACGGTAGGGAGGTCGGTGGGCTGGCTCACGCGCCCATCATGGCACGCCTGCGTTAGGTTTGAGTCATGCCCTCCCGCCCCTTCATCGCCGCCCGCATTGAGGACCGCGCCAACGCGCTGGTGAACAGGGTCCTGATCCGGCGCGGCTGGCGGGAGTCGATCCTGCCGTACATCGGCTACGGCACGAGCGAGCAGCTGCGCGTGCTCGCCCGCGTGATCCTGCAGCCGCCGCAGGACGAGGCCATCGTGCAGGCCGCCTCCGCCCTCCTGTACCGACGGGGCTGGCGCAACTTCATCAATGCGCCCCTGGTCGGCGCCCCGCTCGACGTCGTGATCGGCGACACGCGGATCCCCGTGGTAGCGGACCGCGGCGGCTTCGTGGACGTCCGGGTGCGCAACCCCGGGCTGGATCCCGGCTGGCACGAGCTCCAGCTCGAGGGGCACGGCGGCGCCCGGGCCACGGCACGGGTGCAGGTCATCGCCGACGACATCACCTTCGGCATCGTCAGCGACATCGACGACACGATCCTGTCGACCTACCTGCCCCGGCTCACGCTGGCGGCCTGGAACTCGTTCGTGCTGACCGAGCAGGCCAGGCAGGCGGTGCCGGGCATGGCCCGCTTCTACCAGCAGCTCCTCGCCGCACACCCCGGCTCTCCGATCATCTTCGTCTCCACCGGCGCCTGGAACACGTTCGCGATGATCGAGCGGTTCACGGCCCGACACGGCTTCCCGCTGGGCGCGGTGCTGCTGACCGACTGGGGGCCGACGAACACCGGCTGGTTCCGCAGCGGCGTCGACCACAAGCGCCGCTGCCTGCGCGAACTCGCCCGCGACCTGCCCAACATCAAGTGGGTGCTGGTCGGCGACGACGGACAGCACGACCCTGACCTCTACGCGGAGTTCGCCACGCTGCAGCCCGACCATGTGGCGGCGCGCGCCATCCGGCAGCTGACCCCCGGCGAGCACACGCTGGCACACGGCCTGCCCATGGAGGTCGCCCTGTCCGAGGAACGCTGGGCCCCCGACATGGCCCCGGAGGTCCGGGCCCCCGACGGGGACGGGCTCGCCGAGAAGCTCCGGCGCCTCCTCTGAGCCCGGCGCGCCGGATCGGTCCGTCGCCTGCGAACCGGTAGGCTGCGGGCCGACCAACCCCGCCCAGAGGAGACCGCCAGATGGCGAAGCCGACGATCGACGACGACCTGACCGACGAGGAACACATCGTCGACGTCGATGTCACCCAGGAGATGGAGTCGAGCTTCCTGGAGTACGCCTACTCCGTCATCTATTCACGTGCGCTCCCCGATGCACGCGACGGGCTCAAGCCCGTGCAGCGGCGCATCCTCTACTCGATGGATCAGATGGGGATCCGGCCCGACCGCAGCCACGTCAAGTGCGCCCGCGTCGTCGGACAGGTCATGGGTCTCCTCCACCCTCACGGCGATTCGGCCATCTACGACGCGCTCGTGCGGATCGGGCAGCCGTGGGCGATGCGGCTCCCGCTGGTCGACGGCCACGGCAACTTCGGCTCCCTGGACGCCGGGCCCGCGGCGATGCGATACACCGAGTGCCGCATGGCCTCCCCCGCGCTGGCCATGACCACCGGCCTGGCCGAGGACACCGTCGACTTCAAGCCGAACTACGACGGCAAGGAGACCGAACCGGTCGTCCTTCCCTCCGCCATCCCGAACCTGCTGGTCAACGGGGCGACCGGCATCGCCGTCGGCATGGCCACCAACATCGCGCCGCACAACCTCATCGAGGTCGTCGCTGCCCTCCAGCAGCTCCTGAAGGCCCCCGACATGCAGCTCGACGAGCTGATGCGCCACATCCCGGGGCCCGACTTCCCCACCGGCGGCAAGATCATCGGGCTCGACGGCGTCCGCGACGCCTACGCGACGGGCCGCGGCAGCCTCCGCATCCGCGCCACCGCGCGGATCGAGAAGGTGACGCCGCGCCGCATGGGCATCGTCGTCACCGAGCTGCCGTACATGGTCGGCCCCGAGAAGATCATCGAGCAGATCAAGAAGGGCGTCGACGACAAGAAGCTCACCGGCATCGCCGACGTCAAGGACCTGACGGACCTGGCCCACGGCATGCGGCTGGTGATCGAGGTGAAGAACGGCATCAACCCCGAGGCCCTCCTCGAGCAGCTCTACAAGGCCACGAAGCTCGAGGACACCTTCGCGATCAACGCCGTCGCGCTCGTCGAGGGGCAGCCGCGCACGATGTCGCTCAAGGAGATGCTCGAGGTGTTCCTCGAGCACCGGCTCGACGTCACCCTGCGCCGGACCCGGTTCCAGCTCAGGAAGGCCGAGGACCGACTGCACCTCGTCCGCGGACTCATCATCGCCATCGCCGACATCGACGACGTGATCGCGATCATCCGCACCTCCGAGGACGCAGGCCAGGCGAAGGAGCGCCTCATGGGCGCGTTCGACCTGAGCGACGAGCAGGCCACCTACATCCTCGACATGCAGCTGCGTCGGCTCACCCGCTACTCCACCATCGAGCTGGAACGGGAGGCTGACGAGCTCACCACCCGCATCGCCGGCCTGCGCGACATCATCGACAACGACGGAGTGCTGCGGCGGGTCGTCGGCGAGGAGCTCACCCAGGTCGCCCGCGACTTCGGCACCCCCCGCCGCACGGTCCTGCTGGCCTCCTCCGGGGCCACGCCCGCGAAGGCCACCCCGCTCGAGGTGCCCGACGCGCCGTGCTGGGTGCTGCTCAGCGGCTCGGGCCTCGTGGCCCGCACCGACACCGCCGACGATCTGCCCACCGAGGGACGCGCCGCCCACGATGTCGTCGTCGCCCGCCTGCGCACCACGGCGCAGGCCGAGTTCGGGGTCCTGACCAACCGCGGCAGGCTGCTGCGCTGCCGCGCGATCGAGCTGCCGACGGTCCCGCTCACCGCCACCGCCCCGAGCCTGCAGGGCGGCAGCCTGGCGGCCGAACTGTGGCCGCTCGAACAGGGTGAGACGCCGCTCGGGCTCACCTCCCTCGACCCAGACTCGCTCGGCCTGGCGCTCGGCACCCGCACCGGCGTCGTCAAGCGCGTCAACGCCGAGGTCCTCGGCAAGGACGCGTGGGACGTGATCCGGCTCGACGACGGCGACGAGGTCGTCGGCGCGTTCGAGGTGACCGACCCCGAGGCCGACGTCGCCTTCATCACCAGCGACGCACAGCTGCTGCACTTCCCGGCCGCCTCCGTCCGCCCCCAGGGCCGCTCCGGCGGCGGCATGGCCGGCATCAAGCTCGCCGCCGGCGCCCGCGTGATCTGGTTCGGCGAGGCCCATTCCGAGACGGACGACGTGGTGACGGTGTCCGGCTCGGCCGGCTCGCTGCCCGGCACAGAGACCGGCCAGGCGAAGGTGACCGCGTTGGCGGAGTATCCCGCCAAGGGCCGCGCGACCGGCGGCGTCCGCGCCCACCGGTTCCTGGTGGGTGAGGACACGCTGCTCATCGCGGCCATCGGCCGTCGACCGGTCGTCGCCGCCGCCTCCAGCGGCTCTCCGGTGGAGCTGCCGACCGTGCCGGGACGACGCGACGGATCAGGCTCCGCGGTCACCCAGCCGGTGACCATGCTCGGCGGACGGGGCTGACCGGGTGCACCTCGGCGGAGTAGAGTCACTTTCCGACCGAGGGAGTAGACGCATGGGCTTTGACGACCTGCTAGCGAACAACGCGGAGTACGCCACCGACTTCGCCGATGGATACTTCGACGGTATAGCCAAGGCCGGCGTCGCCATCGTCACCTGCATGGACTCGCGGATCGAACCGCTCGGCATGGTGGGGCTCCGCATCGGCGACGCCAAGATCCTGCGCTCCCCCGGTGGCCGCATCTCCACCTCGGTTCTCGCCGGCCTCGTGCTCGGCGTCCAGCTGCTGCAGGTCGACCGGATCCTGATCGTGCCGCACACACGCTGCGCCATGGCGTCGGGCACCGACGACGACCTCCGCCGGGTCATCACGGAGAAGACGGGCTCTGACGCCACCTGGATGTCGTTCGGCGCGAGCCCCGACCAGGCCGGCCGGCTCCGCACCGACGTCGACATGGTGTCGAACCACCCCCTGATCAAGGGGCATGCCGAGGTGGGCGGCTTCATGTACGACGTCGACACGGGTCTGCTGTCGCGCGTCCTCTGACACCCTCCCTGCGCGTCAGGGAAGCAACGTGGCGTGGGCGTCGCGGATGTGACGCTCCACCAGATCGGCGGCCAGGCCGCCGTCCTGTGCCCACAAGGCTGAGACGATCGCCCGGTGCTCGGCGTTGAGCCGCTCCCGGAGCCGGTCCCAGTCGGTCACACGCCGCTCAGCCTCGAGGATCGGCGCCGCCACCGCCTCCCGGATCGCCACCGTCAGGTCGCGGATCAGCCGGTTCGCCCCCAGCCGGGCCAGCAGCAGGTGGAATGACGTGTCCAGTTCGTTGAACTCGGTCACGTCCATCAGACCGGACATGTCGTCGACGAGGGAGTCCAGCGCCGTCAGGTCGGCCTCCGTCGCCTGAGCTGGAGCCGCCTCCACCGTCGCGCGTTCCAGAACGACCCGGGTCTCCGTCAGCTCCGCGAAGGAGATGGCGTCGAGCGCGACATGCAGCCGCATCATCCGCCCGAAAGCCGGCCCTGCCCCGTCGCCACCCGGGTCCCTCCGGCGGGCCCGGTGTGGGAGGTGACCACGCCCTGCGCCTGCAGCACCTTCAGCGCCTCACGCACCGCACTCCGGCTGGCGCCGAGTTGCGTCGCGAGCTCACGTTCGTTGGGGAGGCGTGAACCGGGTGGGACGCGCCCGCCGAGGATCTCGCCGGTCAGGTACTCGAGGACGGACTCGAAGCCTCCCGTGGCAAAGGTCATACCAGCCATTGTCCCCACTATCCGGCCCTGCCTTGGCGCCGGGCCGGATGGGCATATATGGTCAGACCAGAAAACTGGTCAGACCAATGAACGATGGAGTTCGCAGATGCTCTTGGAGACATTCCAACCGGCGACCGATCCGCTCGGCGCCCCTGGCTCTCCGCCCTCGTGGCGGCGTTGCCTGTGGTCGCGATGCTCGTCACCCTCGGCGCCCTGCGCTGGAAGGCGCACCACGCCGGGCCCTTCTCGTGGCTGCTGGCCTTCGTCGTCGCCGTCACCGCGTTCGGCATGCCCTGGACCATGGCGCTCAGCACGAGCGTCCACGGGTTCGTCTACGGCATCTTCCCGATCATCTGGATCCTGGTCACCGCGATCTGGATGTACGAGGTGACCGTGACCGCGGGGCGCTTCGACGACCTGCGACGCACCTTCTTCCTCATCAGCGACGACCCGCGCGTGCTCGGCCTCCTCATCGCCTTCTGCTTCGGCGGGCTGCTGGAGGCGCTCGCCGGGTTCGGGGCGCCCGTCGCAATCACCGCCGCGATGCTGGTGGCGATCGGTTTCTCCCCCCTGCGCTCGGCGCTGATCGCCCTGCTCGCCAACACCGTGCCTGTGGCGTTCGGCGCCGTCGGCCTGCCGGTGCTGATGGCGGCCAAGTCAGGCGGCTTCGACGATGTGCTGGCCATCTCGCCGATCACGGGCCGGATGACGGCACTCCTGTGCCTCGTCGTCCCGATCCTGCTGCTATCCGTGATGGACGGCAAGCGGGGCATCAAGGAGTGCTGGCCCTTCGGGCTCGTGGTCGGCATCAGCTTCGGCGTCACCAAGTGGGTCGCGTCGGCGACCGCCATGTACAGCCTCACAGAGGTGTTCGCCGCCGTCATCAGCGTCGCCGTGGCCATCGTCTTCCTCAAGCTCTGGCACCCCCGCGGCGGGGCCGAGGCCACCGGACGCATCGGCTCGGTCCTGGACGCGTCCGTCGACGGCGCGGGCACCGCGGCCCCCCGGCCCGCGGATGCGCCGGATGCTCCCCCGCTCACCGCAGGGAAGATCACGATGGCTCTCGTGCCCTACCTGCTCGTCATCGTCGTCTTCGGCATCGCGGCGCTGCCGCCGGTGAAGGCCGCGCTCGGCGCCACCGATCTCAAGTTCTCCTGGCCGCTGCTCGGCGACCTGCTCGACGCGGCAGGAAACCCGTCTGCCCACCAGAACTACACGCTGGCCTGGGCCTCCACACCTGGCATCCTGCTGGCGTTCGTCGCCATCACCACCGGCCTGATCTACAGGCTCACGCTGCCCCAGGTCTTCGCCGTGCTCTGGACGAACGTGAAGAAGATGCGGTTCGCGATGCTGACCATCGGCTCCGTCGTGGCGCTGGCCTACGTCATGGGCGACTCCGGCCAGACCCTCGCGCTCGGCATGTTCTTCGCCGGCGCCGGCCTGGCCTACCCGTTCGTCGCGCCGGTGCTGGGGTGGATCGGCACCTACGTGACGGGCTCCGACACCTCGGCGAACATCCTGTTCTCGGGTCTCCAGTCGGGTGTCGGCGCGGAGATCGGCCCCGGCAGCCACCTGGCGGTCGAGGACATGCAGGCGCTGCTCGTGGGCGCCAACGCGGCCGGCGGCGTCGTCGGCAAGATGATCTCGCCCCAGTCCCTGACGATCGCGGCGACGGCCATCGGCGCCCCCGGCTCCGAGTCGGTGATCCTCCGCAGGATCATCGGCTGGAGCTTCATCCTGCTCTTCCTCCTCTGTCTGCTGTCCGGGCTCATGTCCACCCCGGTCCTCAGCTGGCTGCTGCCCTGACCGAAAGGAAAACCCCATGGCACCCCACGTCGCACTCTTCGCGACCTGCATCAACGACACCATGCAGCCGTCCATCCCATCGCGACGGTGAAACTCCTGGAGCGGCTCGGCTGCACCGTGTCGTTCCCGAAGAAGCAGACCTGCTGCGGGCAGATCATGACCAACACCGGTTACTGGAAGGAGGCGCTGCCGACCGTCCGCAACTATGTCGAGGCCTTCGACGGCTACGACTACGTGGTCGGCCCGTCCGGCTCATGCGTCGGATCGGTCAGGGAGCAGCACGCCATGCTCGCCCGCCACGCCGGCGACGCCACCCTCGAGAAGGAGGCCTCCGCCGCCGCGGCGCGTACCTATGAGCTGAGCGAGTTCCTAGTGGACGTCCTCGGTGTCACCGATGTCGGCGCCTACTTCCCCCACCGCGTGACCTACCACCCCACCTGCCACTCCATGCGGATCACCAAGGTCGGCGACCGACCGCTGCAACTGCTGCGCGCCGTCCGCGGCATCGATCTGGTCGACCTGCCCAAGGCCGAGCAGTGCTGCGGCTTCGGCGGCACGTTCTCCGTCAAGAATCCCGACGTGTCGATCGCCATGGCCTCCGACAAGGCCAGACACGTCCGCTCCACCGACGCCGAGTACCTGGTCGCCGGCGACCAGGCCTGCCTCATGAACATCGGCGGTGTCCTGCACCGGCAGCGCGCCGGCATCAAGACCATCCACCTCGCCGAGATCCTGGCCCACAC
The DNA window shown above is from Tessaracoccus defluvii and carries:
- a CDS encoding beta-class carbonic anhydrase, producing MGFDDLLANNAEYATDFADGYFDGIAKAGVAIVTCMDSRIEPLGMVGLRIGDAKILRSPGGRISTSVLAGLVLGVQLLQVDRILIVPHTRCAMASGTDDDLRRVITEKTGSDATWMSFGASPDQAGRLRTDVDMVSNHPLIKGHAEVGGFMYDVDTGLLSRVL
- a CDS encoding FadR/GntR family transcriptional regulator, yielding MTFATGGFESVLEYLTGEILGGRVPPGSRLPNERELATQLGASRSAVREALKVLQAQGVVTSHTGPAGGTRVATGQGRLSGG
- a CDS encoding App1 family protein; translation: MPSRPFIAARIEDRANALVNRVLIRRGWRESILPYIGYGTSEQLRVLARVILQPPQDEAIVQAASALLYRRGWRNFINAPLVGAPLDVVIGDTRIPVVADRGGFVDVRVRNPGLDPGWHELQLEGHGGARATARVQVIADDITFGIVSDIDDTILSTYLPRLTLAAWNSFVLTEQARQAVPGMARFYQQLLAAHPGSPIIFVSTGAWNTFAMIERFTARHGFPLGAVLLTDWGPTNTGWFRSGVDHKRRCLRELARDLPNIKWVLVGDDGQHDPDLYAEFATLQPDHVAARAIRQLTPGEHTLAHGLPMEVALSEERWAPDMAPEVRAPDGDGLAEKLRRLL
- a CDS encoding DUF5998 family protein, whose translation is MSQPTDLPTVLPSDLMAEIAECGFYPRLVAETVALGLGGRPVLDHLVQHEATFAGHELHRHLTVLVRTEKQLLICHIDEGEGGRTEALATTEIVALRAIDSVVLTRALQDPAERGGLHEAWLSVVWGAARRVDLGPAGCEDPTCEADHGYTGVIQPDDITVRMSPQADGDNARRLIAFGTRLQAAVG
- a CDS encoding FadR/GntR family transcriptional regulator, which codes for MMRLHVALDAISFAELTETRVVLERATVEAAPAQATEADLTALDSLVDDMSGLMDVTEFNELDTSFHLLLARLGANRLIRDLTVAIREAVAAPILEAERRVTDWDRLRERLNAEHRAIVSALWAQDGGLAADLVERHIRDAHATLLP
- a CDS encoding DNA gyrase/topoisomerase IV subunit A, with amino-acid sequence MAKPTIDDDLTDEEHIVDVDVTQEMESSFLEYAYSVIYSRALPDARDGLKPVQRRILYSMDQMGIRPDRSHVKCARVVGQVMGLLHPHGDSAIYDALVRIGQPWAMRLPLVDGHGNFGSLDAGPAAMRYTECRMASPALAMTTGLAEDTVDFKPNYDGKETEPVVLPSAIPNLLVNGATGIAVGMATNIAPHNLIEVVAALQQLLKAPDMQLDELMRHIPGPDFPTGGKIIGLDGVRDAYATGRGSLRIRATARIEKVTPRRMGIVVTELPYMVGPEKIIEQIKKGVDDKKLTGIADVKDLTDLAHGMRLVIEVKNGINPEALLEQLYKATKLEDTFAINAVALVEGQPRTMSLKEMLEVFLEHRLDVTLRRTRFQLRKAEDRLHLVRGLIIAIADIDDVIAIIRTSEDAGQAKERLMGAFDLSDEQATYILDMQLRRLTRYSTIELEREADELTTRIAGLRDIIDNDGVLRRVVGEELTQVARDFGTPRRTVLLASSGATPAKATPLEVPDAPCWVLLSGSGLVARTDTADDLPTEGRAAHDVVVARLRTTAQAEFGVLTNRGRLLRCRAIELPTVPLTATAPSLQGGSLAAELWPLEQGETPLGLTSLDPDSLGLALGTRTGVVKRVNAEVLGKDAWDVIRLDDGDEVVGAFEVTDPEADVAFITSDAQLLHFPAASVRPQGRSGGGMAGIKLAAGARVIWFGEAHSETDDVVTVSGSAGSLPGTETGQAKVTALAEYPAKGRATGGVRAHRFLVGEDTLLIAAIGRRPVVAAASSGSPVELPTVPGRRDGSGSAVTQPVTMLGGRG
- a CDS encoding alkaline phosphatase family protein — protein: MSADFIAPRYADLALANLLPSVVARLEGNAPIIDIPVARRYVVLLVDGLGWHQLDGYSDHAEVMSHALPGALRLTCSVPSTTATSLTSLGCGCGPGEHGVVGYTFREPTVDRVVNALSWDGGPEDIAAFAQTPTQFELLARRGEATSAVMLKRFGASALTRLAFGGAQHRPIELESDQHHVAELINEALTTERLVYAYERMLDHDGHGFGVGSWQWLERLASVDDLVATLAETLPADTCLLVTGDHGMVNIPLESRIVAEETPALGGYDVLGGEPRFRHIYTTDPARLAASWRRELGDRALVLRREEAVEAGWFGPRMTETSLARIGDVVAAMTGDFAVMSLGSPGEFGLVGMHGSLTATEMEVPLLMLGGSR